DNA sequence from the Oxalobacteraceae sp. CFBP 8761 genome:
CCTGCAGCGCAGCGCGCGTGAAGTTTGCCCCGCAGCCGAGGCACGTCACGTGGTGGATATTGCCATGCAATTCCAGCACATCGCGACTGCCCGCCTGGGTATGCAGGCCATCGACGTTTTGCGTGAGGATCGAGCCGATGCGGTTGTCTGCGCCAAGCGCGGCGAGCGCGCGGTGGCCTGCGTTTGGCGCCGCGCCCGACATCATCCGCCAGCCCACCATGCTGCGCGCCCAATAGCGGCGCTGGACTGCCGGGTCGCGCCGGAATTCCGGACCCTGGATCGGGACCCGGCCGCGCCGCACGCCATCCCGGTCGCGGTAGTCAGGAATGCCGGACGCGGTCGACAGGCCTGCGCCGGTGAGCACCAGCGCACGGGGGTATTGTTCGAGAAACGCCGCCAGCTGCGTGGCCGCGTGGTGTTCGCCAAGTGGGTTGCCGAGTTCGTCGTTCATGGGTGGAATCGTACCACCGCTCCGCATTTACCGCGCCGACACGACAATTCCGCCGACGATCAGGCCGAACGCCGCCACGTGGTACAACTGCGGCAGTTCGCCCAGGAAGGCGGCCGACAGCAGCGCGGTAAACAGCGGCGTCAGATTGATGAAGAACGCACTGATCCCGGGCCCGGCGCGCTGGACGCCCGCGCCCCAGCAGCGCATGGCGATGATTGCCGGCCCGATCGCCAGGTACAGCAGGGCGCCGGCGAGGGGCCAGCTCCATACGACCTGGGGCGTGCCCAGCGCCCACTCGCCGCCGGCGAGCGCGGCCGACCACATCACGCCATACGCAACCTGGGCCAGCAGGAAGGCCGCCCAGTCCGCACGCAGGGCCGGCACATCGTTCTTTTGCAGCAGTGACCAGCTGTAGAACGACCAGACAATGGTCGCCACGATCATGATCAGGTCACCCGCTACCAGGCGGAGCGCGGCCAGCTCGGCCAGGCTACCCCGGCACATGACGACCAGCACGCCGGCAA
Encoded proteins:
- a CDS encoding NAD-dependent protein deacetylase, coding for MNDELGNPLGEHHAATQLAAFLEQYPRALVLTGAGLSTASGIPDYRDRDGVRRGRVPIQGPEFRRDPAVQRRYWARSMVGWRMMSGAAPNAGHRALAALGADNRIGSILTQNVDGLHTQAGSRDVLELHGNIHHVTCLGCGANFTRAALQVQLEADNPGLGQVLAQPLPDGDAEIDPDAVTEFTAPACVHCGGMLMPDVVFFGDNVPAARTAAALARMEAADALLVVGSSLMVYSGFRFCRLAEAAGKPIAALNLGRTRADDMLTLKIEASAERVLPLVAGLFGA
- a CDS encoding DMT family transporter, which codes for MERQRLSLTTVLLLSIPPVLWAGNAIIGRLVRDAMPPMTLNLLRWSIALVILLVLGRAALRPGSGVLRNWRRYALLGLLGIGLYNSMQYLALTTSSPLNVTLVASGVPVWMLLVGRLFYNVPVKGRQIGGAVLSIAGVLVVMCRGSLAELAALRLVAGDLIMIVATIVWSFYSWSLLQKNDVPALRADWAAFLLAQVAYGVMWSAALAGGEWALGTPQVVWSWPLAGALLYLAIGPAIIAMRCWGAGVQRAGPGISAFFINLTPLFTALLSAAFLGELPQLYHVAAFGLIVGGIVVSAR